One region of Chlorobiota bacterium genomic DNA includes:
- a CDS encoding SDR family oxidoreductase, which translates to MQRLKDKVAVVTGAAVGNGQAFCRRLAQEGASIMIADIADAGEAMAGVQEIGGQIDATRADVTSEEQVRKVFQKTIRKYGRVDIVVNNVGLYHEEPFELISFDEWKRMLSVNLDSLFLTTKYALPSMKENGFGRIIALSSDTIWLGTPYLTHYVAAKMGVVGFVRSLASEVGKYGITVNAITVGLTATQRPANEKLVGSILQHLLPQQAVQRGDEPDDIAEVVAFLASPASSIITGQTINVDGGVARH; encoded by the coding sequence ATGCAACGTCTGAAAGATAAAGTCGCCGTTGTCACCGGCGCGGCTGTTGGGAACGGGCAAGCCTTTTGCCGCCGGCTTGCCCAGGAAGGGGCCAGCATCATGATTGCCGACATCGCCGATGCTGGCGAGGCAATGGCCGGGGTTCAGGAAATTGGCGGCCAGATTGATGCCACCCGCGCCGATGTCACCAGTGAAGAACAGGTCCGCAAAGTCTTCCAAAAAACCATTCGGAAGTATGGCCGCGTTGACATTGTGGTCAACAACGTGGGGCTGTACCACGAAGAACCGTTCGAGCTGATCAGCTTCGACGAATGGAAACGGATGCTCTCGGTGAACCTGGACAGCTTGTTCCTCACCACAAAGTATGCCCTTCCTTCCATGAAGGAGAACGGATTCGGCAGGATTATCGCCCTTAGTTCCGACACCATCTGGCTTGGCACGCCATACCTGACCCACTACGTCGCCGCCAAAATGGGGGTGGTTGGGTTCGTCCGCTCGCTGGCCAGCGAGGTTGGGAAATATGGGATCACCGTCAACGCCATCACCGTGGGGCTAACAGCAACCCAACGCCCAGCAAACGAGAAATTGGTGGGAAGCATTCTGCAGCATCTGCTTCCCCAACAGGCTGTCCAACGGGGGGATGAACCGGACGACATCGCCGAGGTTGTGGCCTTCCTTGCTTCGCCCGCTTCCTCCATTATCACCGGCCAAACCATCAACGTGGATGGCGGCGTGGCGCGGCATTAA
- a CDS encoding iron-sulfur cluster assembly accessory protein encodes MDDVIVAEPSVAAAPSPITITEKALAEVRKIREQNSIPDTYGLRVGVRGGGCSGLSYTLTFDAEMRDGDKEITLEDTRLFIDNKSLFYLMGTELDYTDGLNGRGFVFNNPNAMKTCGCGSSFGV; translated from the coding sequence ATGGATGACGTGATCGTAGCCGAGCCAAGCGTTGCAGCCGCTCCTTCACCGATAACTATCACCGAGAAAGCATTGGCCGAAGTGCGGAAAATCAGGGAGCAAAACAGCATCCCCGATACCTACGGGCTTCGCGTTGGCGTGCGCGGCGGCGGATGCTCAGGGTTAAGCTACACCCTGACGTTCGATGCCGAGATGCGCGATGGAGATAAGGAGATTACGCTGGAGGATACGCGCCTGTTTATTGACAACAAAAGCCTGTTCTACTTGATGGGGACCGAGCTTGATTACACCGATGGCTTGAACGGGCGCGGGTTCGTGTTCAACAACCCGAATGCAATGAAGACGTGCGGCTGCGGTTCCAGCTTTGGCGTGTAG